One Glycine max cultivar Williams 82 chromosome 6, Glycine_max_v4.0, whole genome shotgun sequence DNA segment encodes these proteins:
- the LOC100797671 gene encoding protein SNOWY COTYLEDON 3 has protein sequence MVEAAISTPKKVTSRYTSSSSSPRSPSPFTSKRSQSLERRRPGTTASSSGKMLLTSTTTRSLSVSFQGESFRITVNKAKPTTTNVAVPAPKLLAPRKSVLNGASSPLGVVNSRGQVSYIRPASPNKVPSSSRGVSPLRLRNGASPNGFSSINESSILTFAIDVKRGRVGENRIFEAHSLRLLYNRLLQWRFVNARADSDLSVQKSNAQNCLYDAWASTTKLRESVSAKRRELQLLKHKLKLIFILKDQMMYLEDWANLDRVYTNSLSGAIEALKASTLRLPVVDGAKADVLKVKDAVCSAVDVMKAMASSICLLFPKVGHVNSLVVEIANLSTKEHVLLDECRDLLSMITAMQVRECSLRTHLSQIKWLPEAQH, from the exons ATGGTAGAAGCTGCAATTTCCACGCCCAAAAAAGTCACGTCTCGTTAcacctcatcatcatcatctcctCGCTCACCTTCGCCTTTCACGTCCAAACGGTCACAGTCGCTCGAGCGGAGACGACCCGGAACGACAGCGTCGTCGTCTGGGAAAATGCTTCTGACTTCGACAACAACGAGGAGCTTATCCGTGTCGTTTCAGGGCGAGTCGTTCCGGATCACCGTCAACAAAGCCAAACCAACAACCACAAACGTTGCTGTCCCTGCTCCCAAACTCCTCGCGCCGAGAAAGTCAGTGTTGAATGGTGCATCGTCTCCACTAGGAGTTGTGAATAGCAGAGGCCAAGTTTCTTATATTCGTCCCGCTTCACCCAACAAGGTACCTTCATCTTCCCGAGGTGTGAGTCCCTTGAGGCTCAGAAACGGAGCTTCCCCTAATGGTTTCAGCAGCATCAACGAGTCTTCTATTTTGACCTTTGCCATTGATGTTAAGAGAGGGAGGGTCGGAGAAAACCGAATTTTCGAGGCGCATTCGCTGAGGCTTCTCTATAACCGCCTCTTGCAATGGCGTTTTGTCAACGCCCGAGCAGATTCTGACCTCTCTGTGCAGAAATCCAATGCTCag AATTGTCTCTATGATGCTTGGGCATCTACCACTAAACTACGAGAATCTGTGAGTGCTAAAAGGAGAGAGTTACAATTGCTGAAGCATAAGTTGAAGCTAATTTTCATCCTCAAGGACCAA ATGATGTATTTGGAAGATTGGGCTAATTTGGATCGAGTTTACACAAATTCACTTTCGGGAGCTATTGAAGCACTAAAGGCTAGTACTCTCCGCCTTCCTGTTGTTGATGGGGCCAAG GCAGATGTACTGAAAGTGAAGGATGCTGTTTGTTCAGCGGTGGATGTAATGAAGGCTATGGCATCCTCCATATGCCTATTGTTTCCAAAG GTTGGACATGTAAACTCGTTGGTAGTTGAAATTGCTAACTTGAGTACAAAGGAGCATGTTTTGCTTGATGAATGCAGAGACCTTTTATCAATGATTACAGCCATGCAG GTTAGAGAGTGTAGCCTGAGAACACATCTTTCACAAATAAAATGGTTACCTGAAGCTCAACATTAA